A single genomic interval of Arthrobacter sp. NicSoilB8 harbors:
- the yidC gene encoding membrane protein insertase YidC yields MDIFGTILAPFKWLVSAIMVGFHDGLSAIGMPAASGWTWTFAIIGLVLVIRAALIPVFVKQIKAQRGMQLLQPDLKKLQDKYKGKTDQLSRQAMAQEQMALYKKHGTNPFSACLPMLIQMPFFFALFQVLSGITAAATSGQGIGAMSHEQVVQFDQSTIFGAPLSASLLHGGGGNQTAVWILSIVMILAMTASQFITQKQIMAKNMSEEALASPFMRQQKMMLYILPVVFGVGGINFPIGVLIYWTTTNLWTMGQQFFVIRRMPTPGSPAAKALAERRAAKGLPALPLLGGKKVDAEAAEAAAAAAVEAKTQRVQPQRKNRKRK; encoded by the coding sequence ATGGACATCTTTGGAACAATCCTGGCCCCCTTCAAATGGCTCGTCTCAGCCATCATGGTGGGATTCCACGATGGCCTGAGCGCCATCGGCATGCCGGCGGCCAGTGGCTGGACGTGGACCTTTGCCATCATCGGGCTGGTGCTGGTGATCCGCGCCGCCCTGATTCCCGTCTTCGTCAAGCAGATCAAGGCCCAGCGCGGGATGCAGTTGCTGCAGCCGGACCTGAAGAAGCTCCAGGACAAATACAAAGGCAAGACCGACCAGCTGTCCCGCCAGGCTATGGCGCAGGAGCAGATGGCGCTGTACAAGAAGCACGGCACCAACCCGTTCTCGGCCTGCCTGCCCATGCTGATCCAGATGCCGTTCTTCTTCGCGCTCTTCCAGGTCCTCTCCGGCATTACCGCGGCGGCCACCAGCGGCCAGGGCATCGGCGCCATGAGCCACGAACAGGTCGTGCAGTTCGACCAGTCCACGATTTTCGGTGCCCCGCTGTCCGCGTCGCTGCTCCACGGCGGCGGCGGCAATCAAACGGCGGTCTGGATTCTCTCCATCGTGATGATTCTGGCCATGACGGCCTCGCAGTTCATCACGCAGAAGCAGATCATGGCCAAGAATATGTCCGAAGAGGCCCTGGCCAGCCCGTTCATGCGCCAGCAGAAAATGATGCTGTACATCCTGCCGGTCGTCTTCGGCGTCGGCGGCATCAACTTCCCCATCGGCGTCCTGATCTACTGGACAACCACCAACCTCTGGACGATGGGCCAGCAGTTCTTCGTCATCCGCCGGATGCCTACGCCCGGATCGCCGGCCGCCAAGGCCCTCGCCGAGCGCCGCGCCGCCAAGGGCCTGCCCGCACTTCCCCTTCTGGGCGGCAAGAAGGTCGACGCCGAGGCGGCTGAAGCCGCCGCTGCTGCCGCCGTCGAAGCGAAGACCCAGCGCGTCCAGCCGCAACGCAAAAACAGGAAGAGGAAGTAA